atgtcgggaaggaaccacattaacatatgcaatatagcgtggtagaagagtaaaataagcaccaagcgttgcacagcgcgaattctgtaaccaggcgtcacgcaatgcgaattgcgcaacgagtaggctgttgaatgcttccaacccattacaaagggttccgccataattcctcatcgtcatcaggcacagcaccaacaaagctcgtaatgccttacatgcgtttagcaggtaccaccgctctccgtagaatgacgaaaaatggcatagtgcctgcttccctacttctcaaaaattacaatgatttatagcgtagtgggttcctcgcaagtgcacttgtattggttgccaaggaagcccataagtgcatgattcatttcctcggggtctgagtaaagttcttcgccccccccccccttctcccacgtcaacgtatgttatacagcatggcgggagagggaaatagcgaccgggcgtcacccaatgcaaagtgcataactggtgggccgtttaaagcttcccacccattacaaagggctgagccctaattcttcatcgtcatcagtcgccgcgtcaacaaagtgcatataatgcctaacagacgtgtagctggtgcctcgcttctccgcataatgacgaataatggcttaataggtgcttcccatcttcacaaaaattgttatttatggcgtagtgggtaccttgctagtgtacttgtattagtagccccaagagagcttgcaacgggctctagaaacgccgctcttccagctttcgctgtgactgtgctgcggtttcagcgcaggcctggcgttttttggcgccgtaattatccgccgccgccgccggggtccgtaaccactatcgctagaaataagaaaaaaaagattcggcacttcccacgtaccgtgggagtcgatgttaggcgaagcatgtggcgggaaggtgactgcggcgtaatttttttactgagcgaaacattacaaaatgacgctaaagatttgtataaactttatacgcacacatatatgttgaagagccgcatatatgttatataaccagttgccgtgacctcccccccccccttccttaaCCTactcctctgatcaataaattttGACCTGGCgtatatgaacgctagtgcgttgaagtaagTGTTAGTCGGCGTGAGTCTAGATGTGATACAAGGCTTATAGAAATGCTAAATTctagtagatagaaccataggccggcaaaaaatatggagctcactcagactcactcaagaaatatattttgcccttagggctcactcggactcagactcaccaaaagtttccttaactagacccactcggactcagactcaataaaatttttcttaatcggactcactcgaactcaaactcccCAAAATataactcactcagactcacactcccggctcgatctgagtctcagtgagtcgactcatgagtgagtttgccaacctatggcactggatgtacgcgtatcgtttattgcatgacagacgttatcggtgcggcggctgtcgaactgaactataataaaagttgcagatcggtgcttcactcattttctgcggcctctggcgttgtgattggctcctctgtcccatgcGCGCCAAACACCAGATTCGTGACGATGATTCGCGCCTttcgaaaactccgcggaaccacgcgtaggcgcctcgactacggtaagtcggctcccccacttttccctatGGCGACAAGGCCACTGGGACGCGCAGCAGAACCGTCcgaatacacccccccccccccccccacacacacacacacacaagctacCTTTAAGTTGGCAGAACAAAAAGGTCGCCGAGGTAAAAAAAATTGCCTGCCCTTTCCTAGCGGCAGCTCtacaatggggttcgatgattctcgaatgtcaagtaaaagttctccaAGTTGTGTCTACACTCAACAACGacccgtgattgctgtcagagtggctcagacaaaaaaatgaaaaacaaagatgagctgttcctcccgcgcgcggtcggtcttgacatcgcgcgcttccctgcgcccccggcgggcgcAGGGAAAAATTGCTTAAAGTGAACaccaggatgcagcatagtcaagtgacaggcgagcgatagattcttgcgcctcacgcggtcgcccatccaccctgttctgcatgatgtgctgtgtgcgggcgTCTGCTCAATGTCGAGCAActtttacagaaggaacgccgttccctatacCGTTcgtacgtaaacgtaacgagttaccgttataGTTCctccgatcctcaatggaacggtggcgttcctccgttcctccaaaaaaggaactagttcctggaacgtcgttccttggaacgccgttccgtacaacactgccggtgatccgttattgcgaaaaccataatatgtttaggagacctttttgttgggcaagttggtatacgttcataattgattttgaaggcgcaaagcaggacatacacaagaaaggacacgggacggaggcGTTCCGTCCCGTGTTCTTTctatgtcctgctttgcgccttaaaaatcaattatgaccataatatgtttaccggcaaggtagaactcgaCAGCGGTAATTGCACCATtctgcggaggcttcttattgtaGTTCATCTGGTTAGTTGACAACCCgtttgctggtcagcaagcagagcagtgacAAGCTCCCATtaattacaaaagctacaagcaagaaccgctatcagcgaaatgtctaaagagctgtcatgttaagtagctaaaacaacgccaataagttgtgtCGGAATGAAACAGATTTATCTTGAACAAAaggtacaaaacttttgagatactaacagagtttttcattcaaatgaaacacaattggtcgcagttaataaattttcaagtgaAAATTTACGTGcttaggcgtttaatgctgcattatatagatatatattaacaaatttgagaaagtatcgaagtatcttaagatacaattggaatatATCATATCGggtacaatcagtgttgcagtatcttgtatctgtatctcaagtatttcttgcctgagtatcttgtatcgtatcgcgatacaatttcaaagtatatttgcccagccctgcttttgGGTAAATGCGGTACATCATCATTATCCTAACAAGGTGCTTGAAACTGAGAAAATCACAAGATTGGTTTTGTAGATTCCGAATTAGTAGAAATCGCATCTGCGGTAAATGCATTGCGAAACTGGTGAGTGTGAAAGAGATTTCGCTCATTCAATTTCTTTTCGTTACCTTCGTTTGCAGGCAGTGGTAAAAAGAAGTGTGGTCTTGCGCTCGTGCGGCTCGCGCGCCGTCGTTCGTGGCGCGCAGTCGCGTGGTGTTCCCGCAGAAGACAGTCGCTCAGCGAGGTCGTCCGCAGGCCCACATTGGTAAGCGCCTCGCCGATTTGCCGTCACGTGCGCTTGCAGTTTACCAGGTCGTAGCTTCACTTGAACGAAATGTGGGCAATGACGACAGGCGCCGCACACAGCTGCCTGCTGATAGgcgatcgttctttttttttcgtttgcgttCATCGTTGCTAGAACCTTCTAATGCAAAGCTACGTGCCGCTTTGACCAAGCAAAGATTTCATGTGGTGACGtcgacatgtgacgtcacagtgacgtgttATGGTGCCGTAAGCATGTGACGACTTTTTGTATcagtcatgttgacgccgccgacgtgggacgccggtcaattttcgcgttcgatgaggcatctaaagctttcgccttattaaGTCAGGCCATATAAATGAATATGAAATCACGAACGAGAAGGCAGCAATTGGATGTAGCATGCAGGCTACAAAGGAAAGCTACGGGCGCCTAAAAATATACACGTAAGCGAATAACTTCAATCTAAAGAACTCGTCTTGGCCCGACAATGTCGAACCGCCCACCACCTTTTCGGGGCAGCAGCACAGCTCCACGCCCACTGATCTAACCGGGAGGCTGGCACTTGGATATTAATTTGCCGTAAAGCATGTCTGTATACTTTTCGAGGACGCCGTATTCGAGTGTACATAATGAAGATATGAGCACGCCTTCTCCAACTATGCTTTCTCGCACAGTGCACGCCTTATCAATACAGGGTTTTCGTACGCTCTTCAAGTCATGTTTGGGACTTTGTAGCTTGCGCATGGGCAAATGCTTGCAAAAGCGTTCCCACCTTTGACGTACCAGAAAGCGTCGGTGTGTCTCATTTTCGTCTTGTGAATTTGGCCGTGGTCGTAAAAATTGCCGTCCGTTGTGCAGATAAGCACAGTTTAAGGGCTTTAAAGATAATTTGTGTTTTCAAAAACTAATTTTGTCCGGTAGCACTCAATGTAAGACGAAGCTTAGTAAGCCAGAAATGAATACGTGGACAAGCGGTGACGCAGCCCTACACAAATTTTTCTTCTCGCCGCGGCGATCCTGACCATCTGTTATGGACGTAACCTatgcgcataggcgtgcgtacaggggggggggcagggggggcggccgccccccccttaatcacctaagagggagggcgcaaaatctgccccgtacattgacccttacaGTCACCTAAGATAGGtgggggagggcgcaaaatctgccccattgacttattagggtggggggggggcgctgtgatgaacctttgccccccccctgatggggaaccctgcgcacgcctatgcctatacCCTGCATCCTACAGGAAGGAGATGCTTTAAAATCCGAAACATAACGTACTATCCCCGAGGTACCAGTGCGAtatttaaaagggccctgcagcactttcccAAGTGACCATCGAATGACTTACTAGAGGCGTTTATTGCCTGACGAATCTGCCGCCGGCAAAAttatttagaatccgtcaagtacgagcgcagtTAGATTTGTCGCAGGCTGTAATTGCTTTCGCTCTTCTGTCGACcagacgagcgcgctggaagctaagcagagagggatggcacgggggaaagacgTTACGCCACGCACTCATCATGACCTGGAGAGTTTTTTCTTTCtaacgtgcggcttactttcgGCGTTAtcgtgagcgcgcgcgcgcgggcacgtggcggcctcccgcggcgacCACCGcaactatgcagcacacgatgttaaaatcagccaatggccgtgaatttgggtatatggcctGGTCgtttgggtatatgacatcatttgtaggaAAGAAGAGGGAAATATTTCTAACTGACATTGAGAATTATGTCTGAAttgcaggccgcgtgctgcgctatgtttggctcgcttgttctcaggagcctcgactactggtcggcagcgttttctaaccatgctgaaaaagcgttgcaggcCCCCTTCGAGTACCTTGGTCCTTAAGTTCCCCCAATATCGAATCCTTCCCAccaaatgaataataaaaaaaagctttaaaGGGCAAATTTAACAGTCCGAACTGATTAAAGATGTGTTTACGAGTCGGCGTTCTTTTATCGGCTTTTCCTACAGCATTCGTAAGTGGTGTCGTTAGACACCCCATTTAGACGGGTTTGACTGGTAACGCTGCGGGTGTGCTTTGGTGCtggatattaaaggggtactgacacaaaatttcgcggccgagatagcctgctggatcgattcccgtgtacgtgcgtgtaccatctgcaaaatatcgacagcgaataaagcttggaaggtattttatatgaattttgaagttcgcgagcgcgatccagcattataggccgcacctagtgcattgacaccctcgaaggtgacccgaggtgacccccctacttcccctacgtaaccgttgcagccgatacaagttacgatgacgtcgtagccgccatttctgttttgacgcgcttcccgacgaatcgctcctcgccagcgggtcaaacctgaagtgattcgccacgtcgaaaattccttcgatccccgccgcaagcaaatcgtcgccatcagacgacgatgagcccgacgacgacagaccacgcggaaatgcgtcactgttctgtgtgctcacgtgaccgagcgtttcactcgctaggtggtgatagttgcacccggtggcttgtcgtttttggagctctgtcaaaccgaaactgaggctgtgtcggtaatgaggagcttgtaattaattatctgtcgcgcgctgcagcaaacgatgtgccgtggtatgactaacaggcccccagcaacacattgcagcaaaaaaactcggggcgaaaatttttgtgtcaggactcctttaaaacgTGCCGCGTGACATCTTGCGCAGGTGTTTTCCGATTCCTACTCTAGTAGGAGCATCGAAGCAAAATGGCCGCCTGCACCGACGACGACAGGCACAGCGAGGCGGAACCTGACATTGTCGAAGAGCCGGCTCGAGTGGCCGTCCGAAATTCTAGCCTCGAGTGCGACATCGACGTCTCGGTCACGGTGGCGCGCTCCAGCTGCACGGCCGCTGCGGTACGCTCACAACGCGTATCTACGCTTCATCGTTCTGGTTTCGTCATCGGTTGCTGAGCTGGGAATAGCAATTGTTTCGgggcttctatctatctatctatctatctatctatctatctatctatctatctatctatctatctatctatctatctatctatctatctatctatctatctatctatctatctatctatctatctatctatctatctatctatctatctatctatctatctatctatctatctatctatctatctatctatctatctatctatctatctatctatcagataGATCTAAGATAAATAGATCGCAGCTACAGCCATTCCCGAACTCGAGAGATTTATGAAGCCTTTGCGATGCATAGCGTTGAGTTAGCGTGTGTTAGTACACCGTCAATAGCGGTAACCGACAAAGAGATTAACTATCTGCGCTCTTAAGCTCCTCATGTTCCAGACAGGGTAGGACGCAGgcgcgcttaaaaaaaaaaaacctcctgtCCTCTGAAAAGCATTCATAttcgtgttcgcacaaataaacGCATTGTTGGCATTCGGCGCCTGGCGCTGTTCGTTCTCCCTGTGTCCATTTTTCGCGCTATGTCGCAGTCGTAAAACCACACCAACAGGCTCAGTCCCAGTCCCTTTTAATGACACGGGGATTTAGGGCTCGAAAACAAGCCGAAACTTGTTAGCCAAAGAGACAAGAATTGCGCGCATGCACGCGCTGCTGCGCACATGCTATAGAGCTACTGGGACAAAATGTGCACtctaaaacaaaagaaaaaaagaaaggcgtgCCTTGGGTGTCTTTTAGCCCCACAACAATAATCTGGATTGCTCGCATTTCCTGTCTTGAAATCTGGGCACACTGGCCACTTACTTGTGAAGAACGCTTTGTCACGATGGCAGTTCGCAGGCCCTTCGTGACCTGAGAGTGCTGGGCGCGGCGATAAAGCAAGGAAAGGTACGCGAGGCAGACGACAATTATCGTTCGTTGTGGGACAAAGACGCCCGAAACACTCCTTTTCATTTGAGTGTGCTGGACTGAAACGCCATTCTCCAAGTGTATGCGTATAACTGGCGGCAAACACTCGCTAGTGTACTGCACCAGACGATGACGTCAGACGTTCATAGTGTACTGATAATGCTATAATCTATGTACCATGGCTTCATTTCAGAAACATTCGGGTCCTCTTGTGGATATGCCGTCCGAAAAGTCTGGACTGTCTCTAGAGTAAGCTGCCATTTCAGCCATTTTTATGCGTGCGAGCTAAAGGATTCGGCGCTATAAACCCAAACTAGAGCACGATCAGATGTAGATGTAACATGGCTGCATAAGAAGGTCAAAATTAAGATCACGTTTACTTGGATATATGAACTCGTGCATGAGTTAAGGTGTGTTACGTGATctgcgagtaataagcggtcgtGCAAAATAAGGGAGGTGAAGTGCTGCTTTTATTATTTTCCACTATAAAGAAGTATGTCGTGAAGAAATGAAGCCCCTGCATGCACTGCAGACTCACACAGGATGTAGAGAGATGCACCACTGCTACGTAAAAAAGAGAAATGAAGTTTGTGCGTCTTGTATCCCTTCCTAACACCTATTGAGACTGAGACTTTCTTGACACTTATATTAGGCCGTAACTTTACTTTATTTTTCCTTATTATTCATAGAATACAGCCAATTTGCTCATATCGTCACGAATAGATGGTTGACAGATGTTTGCGTTTGACACACTCCCTGCTAGCGAGGACAGTCTCTTGGACGGCGACCCAGACAAGGACTTCGCACCAGGCGATGACGCCCTCATTCCAGGATTATCGGATGTTTCGCTCTCCCCGAAGCACGCTATCATGGCTGATCCGTTGGGTATGTCAGCACATACTGCATGGTACTTGAGCTCTTTCGTGCGAGACACGCCTCTTTAAAAACGTGGATAGTGGCAGGTGCACACCGTTGGTGACTAACATTTGTACTATGCTACGCTTACAAGCCATGCTGCATTTCCATACGCCAGAGAGCACAGTAACGGAACTTTCGGTCGCCGTCACATGCGGGATAGTCACGTGATCTGAGCAGAAACGTCGCGTAAGGCGTCACGTATGCTTCTGGCAGCAGTGATGCTGGCAAGATAGAACCGCGAAacggcacggcgtaggttactaTCCCACCAGTGACACGTGCCAAGCACTGACACAGGAGAAATGGCAGTACTTATGCAACAACTTTCCTTGTCATTCAAATTTGGCTGTACTATGGCGTCACAAGTTACATTCCTACTTAGGTCACATGACTATCCCGCATGTGACCTCGACCGGAAGTGCCACTACTGCGCTCTCTATGAAATGGAGACACGTTGCACGATGCAGTCGCGGGTCGCGCAGCGCTCGCGACTGCATATCTATGCCTTCATAAGCACATATCTATGCATTCATAAGCAGTAATCTTTGCATTCATAAGCACAATATCTATGCACTCATAAGCACTAAAAGGCCCAAGGGCATTTTTCACAAACATGCGCTCACTAACAAATGGAAATGTTTTGATTTCGTCCTTCATAACGTGCTGAGGTAGGAATGAGTGATTGACGGTTCTGAAATGCGTGGAATACCCGCACTGATGAAGCAATAGTCCAGTTACACTCTGATGAAGCCTGCAGGATGTGAGAGTGTGCTTTATTCCCATGCACGCCGTTCGCCGAGAAAAGGTCATGTAGGGCAGAGAGCAATGCGCGTCAATGTTCGCTCATTCTCAAAGACATCATTTCCTGCATTTATAAAGTGTCTGCCATTAGCAAGGGGATCGTACATATACATATGCTATGACATATACATATGCTATATACTGTAATATACACGCGACATATAACGCGACAAACAACGCGATTACTTTGCCAAAGGAAGAACACGTGCTCCGGTCGCGTTCGCGTCTTTCCTCGCCGGTTATCGTTTGCCCATCCAACTTGCCATGCTGTACCACGTGCTGATATACTATAGGCGTGATTTGAGACCTACGCGCCTTCGACAGGCGTCGCAGACCTCAGTTTGTCGGAGGGCGACAACTCGTTGGGCCAGCAGTCGCCCATATCCAAGCCCCTGGCCACGGTCCCGGAGGAGCCCGAGCTAGAGGCGCAGCTCGAGATGGAGCACCCACCCGAGCGAAACCCCGAGGAACTGAGCGCTCACATGGAGGAGGAGCCGGCTCCTCTCATGCTCGACGCGCTGCCCAACCAGGACCAGGAGCTCTCCACAGAGGCCGGAAACGGTACGGGACAGGGACATTATGCTGTCTATTCCAAACGCGTTGGAATGTAGCCACTGAGGCGTCAGTTGGGCGCTTCCACCGTCcgcgcataggcgcgcgcacgaaGGGGGCAAGGGGCGGGGCTGCCTCCGGCATCCACATAGTACATACCCAGCGATCTACTTTTAACGGCAACATCGGAGCGTGTGACGGCGAGTTGGTGCCACCTCCGACCGGCGGCTACTTTCGCGCAAGCGCAGTAAAAGGTGCGAGTGGTGCTCATTCGTCGTGTGAACGGTTCGTTTCGTGACGATTCGAAGCGCGGTCGTCCGCGCTTCGGATCGTCAGGATCCGAAGCGCGGACGATGAAAGAGCAGCACTCGCAgagcgcactgcgcctgcgcgaaactagTTGCAGCCGCCGGCCGGCACAGTGAAGCGCTGTGTGCGCATTATTTTTGTCACTTTCGTGGCAACCCCTGCACCACACTTTCTCCACAGATTTTGAACCGCTGTCAGTGTCATCACAGCTGCCCTCCATACTTTCTGCAGACTTGCTTCCGGACTCGTCGGAGCCAAACCTGAAGATTTCCGAGCAGTCGCTTGTCGAATCCGCGGTTCTCCCCGAGATCAGCGACAGCTCGCTGAAGGAAGACAAGGCCACCAGCACAGCTAAAGTCATCGTAATCGAAGACCTTCCCGTGCGGCCAAGGTCTCCTTTTCAAACGCGCAATAGACCGAACGCTACGGCGCACACGCAGCAGTCTCCGGTTTTGAGTAAGTCGATTTCGCAATGCTAACGCAAAAGATGAAATGATGTCATGGGGCTGTTATCGTGCATATAGCTGGTACGAAACGTTTGACGCCACTGCCATAGGACAGGATATTGCATCTATGGATAGAAAGGGAACAGTACACGATAACCTTTACTAGACTGGTTCGACATTTGCAAATAAGGCGCACTAGCAGAGCCCATTACTTCTAGTGCACTTAACAAACACAAATCGCAACTGCAGATATTATTACGCCATTAACAAGTTAGTGACGCAGCTTTAAACCTCTTTTAGACCGGTAAACTCTTATCCATGCAACATCTTTTATATAACTAAATGTATTTCTGTCTAAATAAAACAATTGAACGCGGTTAAATCGGCGAATGTGAgttcagtgttttctttttattgagcCAGTTGAATTGCGCGCGTTGTTTTCGTAGCGTAAAGGCGGTTTTTCAGGAAAGTACAGGCGACGTTCATATTTTAATAtcgtcgataaaaaaaaaatcgcgcttACCACTGCACTGTTCTGACTCAAATCTCGCGGAAAGCTCGCATATGATAGCGTCAAATCCGAGCACAAAGCCGGAGAAACAGCCATTTGAAGAATGGCGGGGAATATTTATTGGATGACAACTATGGAAGAAAAATGTGACCTCCGTGTTACCGAAAGGGTACAGAAGAAATCGGGAGGGAAGCATTTTATCATTTaaagggaagcgctttgctgtttgaaacGAGCTCGGGTTGTCTTAGAACGCGTAATTATAAAGCGACATTCAGTAAAGGAGACGCGTGAATTTGCTGTCAGAAagctagaggaaagacacagCATGTCTTAACTGAATGTGGAAACATCCACGTGGGTGTACATTGGGGAACTAGCAGGCTAGTTCCCCAATGAAAATCAAAGTTACTATGCAGTAAAACGCAGAAAGTTTGGCTGTGAATTCACAGGAGTCTACTTATGAAAATATATTCAATTCATACAGGCAAGGCATTAGGTCGAATTAAATCTACGA
This window of the Rhipicephalus sanguineus isolate Rsan-2018 chromosome 2, BIME_Rsan_1.4, whole genome shotgun sequence genome carries:
- the LOC119381704 gene encoding uncharacterized protein LOC119381704; this translates as MAACTDDDRHSEAEPDIVEEPARVAVRNSSLECDIDVSVTVARSSCTAAAKHSGPLVDMPSEKSGLSLDEDSLLDGDPDKDFAPGDDALIPGLSDVSLSPKHAIMADPLGVADLSLSEGDNSLGQQSPISKPLATVPEEPELEAQLEMEHPPERNPEELSAHMEEEPAPLMLDALPNQDQELSTEAGNDLLPDSSEPNLKISEQSLVESAVLPEISDSSLKEDKATSTAKVIVIEDLPVRPRSPFQTRNRPNATAHTQQSPVLMPEKLPLPPAECRPVLPTLSQRNQLGACRKVAPVSVEVRSARPIGAELAPPLMSKGSVANQFLLKIGQLRGATVFSEGGHDTCTLTKDLMSVEGAQKHPDKYKKEEFGELFTKRP